One genomic window of Candidatus Nitrospira inopinata includes the following:
- a CDS encoding TPM domain-containing protein translates to MKLEVQAETVKKRPTIRFCRGALWSAFWVLLATAVPALGLDVPALTGRVVDPAHVLPTSAKESIEAKLADHEATTTNQVAVLILPSLEGESLEEFSHRVATTWRLGVKGTDNGVLLLIVMRERKIRIEVGYGLEGDLTDARSAQIIRNEIVPRFRAGDFVGGVSAGVDAILRTIEGTDQAPERTIRPRESDGIGSIGTAILVGIVVGVGLMGVHRLLGSFVGAGISALLAPWAVPALIAGAITLTVLLAFSAAGSRGRGRSYSAADDWLWYSSRGGGWHGGSFGGMGGGFRGGGGNFGGGGASGNW, encoded by the coding sequence GTGAAGCTCGAAGTTCAAGCGGAAACGGTGAAGAAGCGGCCGACTATCCGGTTCTGCCGAGGCGCCCTGTGGTCCGCCTTTTGGGTCCTGCTCGCGACGGCCGTTCCCGCCTTGGGACTTGACGTGCCGGCCTTGACGGGTCGTGTCGTGGACCCGGCTCATGTCCTGCCGACCTCGGCAAAAGAGTCGATCGAAGCCAAGCTGGCGGACCATGAGGCCACAACGACCAATCAAGTCGCCGTGTTGATTCTTCCCTCCCTGGAAGGCGAATCCCTCGAAGAATTTTCCCATCGCGTGGCGACGACGTGGCGACTGGGCGTCAAAGGCACTGACAATGGCGTGCTGCTCCTGATCGTCATGCGGGAGCGGAAGATCCGGATCGAAGTCGGCTATGGGCTGGAAGGCGACTTGACCGACGCGCGCTCGGCGCAAATCATCAGGAACGAGATCGTGCCTCGATTTCGGGCCGGCGATTTCGTGGGCGGCGTCTCCGCCGGTGTTGACGCGATTCTCCGGACCATCGAGGGAACCGATCAAGCGCCAGAGCGGACGATCCGGCCACGGGAGTCCGATGGCATCGGGTCGATCGGAACAGCCATTCTCGTCGGTATCGTAGTGGGAGTCGGCTTGATGGGGGTCCATCGACTGCTGGGATCGTTCGTCGGCGCCGGGATTTCCGCACTACTGGCTCCTTGGGCGGTGCCGGCCTTGATCGCGGGGGCGATCACGCTTACGGTGCTCCTGGCCTTCTCTGCGGCCGGTTCTCGTGGAAGAGGAAGAAGCTATTCAGCGGCGGATGACTGGCTGTGGTACAGCAGTCGAGGCGGCGGTTGGCACGGCGGTTCATTCGGAGGCATGGGAGGCGGCTTCCGCGGCGGCGGAGGCAATTTCGGAGGAGGCGGCGCCAGTGGAAACTGGTAA